One Natrinema halophilum genomic window carries:
- the glmU gene encoding bifunctional sugar-1-phosphate nucleotidylyltransferase/acetyltransferase, which yields MKAVVLAAGQGTRMRPLSESVPKPMLPVADRPLSAHTVDAAIDAGADEIVLVIGYEAETVRDYFGVEYRGVPVTYAVQEVQAGTADAVNSARDHLEGPFAVLNGDNLYDPDAVDRLFDACPAICAIEVDEPSNYGVLSTDGEMDTRVTGIVEKPDDPPTNLANAGAYAFPAEAREWLEVPASERGEREITDVVAQVIDEHDVTAVTLERWLDVGRPWELLEANEWKVGDLDRRIDGDVSEAATLEGPVVVEAGATVRPGVVIEGPVLIRAGATVGPNAYVRGSTMVGRNAEIGHSVEIKNSVISRGTSVSHLSYVGDSVLGQDVNFGAGTNVANLRHDDADVKFTVKGDRVSTGRRKFGVVAGDEVKTGINSSLSPGLKLGPGAMTRPGETVDRDR from the coding sequence ATGAAGGCAGTCGTTCTCGCCGCGGGTCAGGGAACACGCATGCGACCGTTGTCGGAATCAGTTCCAAAACCGATGCTCCCGGTCGCCGACCGACCGCTCTCAGCCCACACGGTTGACGCAGCGATCGACGCTGGCGCCGACGAAATCGTTCTGGTAATCGGGTACGAAGCCGAAACCGTCCGAGATTACTTCGGCGTCGAGTATCGGGGCGTCCCCGTCACGTATGCCGTCCAGGAGGTGCAAGCCGGCACGGCCGACGCCGTCAATTCGGCCCGCGACCACCTCGAGGGTCCATTTGCGGTTCTGAACGGCGACAATCTATACGATCCGGACGCGGTCGATCGACTGTTCGACGCGTGTCCGGCTATCTGTGCGATCGAAGTCGACGAACCGAGCAATTACGGCGTGTTGAGTACCGACGGCGAGATGGATACTCGAGTGACGGGAATCGTCGAGAAGCCCGATGACCCGCCGACGAACCTCGCCAACGCCGGGGCGTACGCGTTCCCCGCCGAAGCCCGCGAGTGGCTCGAGGTCCCCGCAAGCGAGCGCGGCGAACGCGAAATTACCGACGTCGTCGCGCAGGTGATCGACGAGCACGACGTCACAGCCGTCACCCTCGAGCGCTGGCTCGACGTCGGCCGACCCTGGGAACTGCTCGAGGCCAACGAGTGGAAGGTCGGCGACCTCGATCGCCGGATAGACGGCGATGTGAGCGAGGCTGCGACACTTGAGGGTCCCGTCGTCGTCGAAGCGGGCGCGACGGTTCGACCCGGCGTGGTGATCGAGGGGCCGGTGCTCATCAGAGCGGGCGCGACGGTGGGGCCCAACGCCTACGTTCGCGGGTCGACGATGGTCGGCCGGAACGCGGAAATCGGCCACTCGGTCGAGATCAAAAATAGCGTCATCTCGCGTGGAACGTCGGTCAGTCACCTCTCGTACGTCGGTGACAGCGTTCTCGGTCAGGACGTGAACTTCGGGGCGGGGACGAACGTGGCGAATCTCCGCCACGACGACGCCGACGTCAAGTTCACAGTTAAGGGCGACCGCGTCTCGACGGGGCGACGAAAGTTTGGCGTCGTCGCCGGCGACGAGGTCAAAACGGGGATTAACTCGAGTCTCTCACCGGGGCTAAAACTCGGCCCCGGCGCGATGACCCGCCCTGGCGAAACAGTCGACCGGGATCGGTAA
- a CDS encoding Glu/Leu/Phe/Val family dehydrogenase — MSDEANPFESLQSQIDDAAAYLDIGDDVIERLKYPERILETNLTIERDDGDLERFKAFRSQFNGDRGPYKGGIRYHPQVSRDEVRALSGWMTYKTAIVDIPLGGGKGGIVIDPNDYSEAELERLTRAFAREIRPMIGEDQDVPAPDVNTGQREMNWIKDTYETLENTTEPGVITGKALDSGGSEGRVEATGRSTVLAAREAFDYLDKDLEGATVAVQGYGNAGWIAAKLIDEMGATVVAASDSSGGIYNADGFDPVAAKDHKNETGSVVGYAESEEEITNEDVLTLDVDLLIPAALENAIDADLAEDVTADVISEAANGPLTPEADEVLEEKDVFVIPDILANAGGVTVSYFEWVQNRQRFYWSEERVNEELETHIVDGFDALVESLEEHDIENPRTAAYVVAMQRVADAFAEAGSWP; from the coding sequence ATGTCTGACGAAGCTAACCCGTTCGAAAGCCTTCAGTCGCAGATCGACGACGCTGCGGCGTACCTCGACATCGGTGACGACGTGATCGAGCGACTCAAATACCCCGAGCGCATCCTCGAGACGAACCTCACGATCGAACGCGACGACGGCGATCTAGAGCGTTTCAAAGCGTTCCGTTCGCAGTTCAACGGCGATCGCGGGCCGTATAAGGGCGGTATCCGCTACCACCCGCAGGTATCGCGCGACGAGGTCAGGGCACTGTCCGGTTGGATGACCTACAAGACCGCCATCGTCGACATCCCGCTCGGCGGCGGTAAAGGCGGCATCGTCATCGATCCCAATGACTACTCCGAAGCGGAGCTCGAACGACTGACCCGCGCGTTCGCACGCGAAATTCGACCGATGATCGGCGAAGATCAGGACGTCCCCGCACCCGACGTGAATACGGGTCAACGGGAGATGAACTGGATCAAAGACACCTACGAGACCCTCGAGAATACGACCGAGCCGGGCGTCATCACAGGGAAAGCGCTGGACTCCGGTGGCAGCGAAGGTCGCGTCGAGGCGACCGGCCGCTCGACCGTTCTCGCCGCGCGCGAAGCCTTCGACTACCTCGACAAGGACCTCGAGGGGGCGACGGTCGCCGTGCAAGGCTACGGCAACGCGGGCTGGATCGCTGCGAAACTGATCGACGAAATGGGCGCGACCGTCGTCGCCGCAAGCGACTCGAGCGGCGGCATCTATAACGCAGACGGCTTCGATCCGGTGGCGGCGAAAGACCACAAGAACGAGACGGGCAGCGTCGTCGGATATGCGGAAAGCGAGGAAGAGATCACCAACGAAGACGTTCTCACCCTCGACGTCGACTTGCTGATTCCCGCCGCACTCGAGAACGCGATCGACGCGGACCTCGCCGAAGACGTCACGGCGGACGTCATTTCCGAGGCCGCAAACGGTCCCCTGACCCCCGAGGCTGACGAAGTACTCGAGGAGAAGGACGTTTTCGTTATCCCAGACATCCTGGCTAATGCCGGCGGCGTCACCGTCTCGTACTTCGAGTGGGTGCAAAACCGCCAGCGCTTTTACTGGTCCGAAGAGCGCGTCAACGAGGAACTCGAGACCCACATCGTCGACGGTTTCGACGCCCTAGTCGAGAGCCTCGAAGAACACGACATCGAAAACCCCCGCACTGCTGCGTACGTCGTCGCGATGCAGCGGGTCGCCGACGCCTTCGCTGAAGCCGGCAGTTGGCCCTGA
- a CDS encoding acyl-CoA dehydrogenase family protein, with protein MAVDLPDEHRMIRETVRDFCETEIEPIAQEIEDEHRFPEEIFEQLAGLDVMGVPISEEYGGLGGDTLMYALVAEELGRVSGAIGLSYVAHTSLASKPIELFGTAAQKERWLRPLAAGEYVGGWALTEPESGSDASDMDTRAVNDGDEWVLNGTKQFITNASEAGSVLVKAVTDPDAGYDGISTFIVDPREDDGFEVTTIWEKMGLNASPTCEISLENVRLPEDRLLGEEGDGWNQTKKTLDGGRISIAALSTGLAQGAYEHAKTYSQEREQFGQPICEFDAVRDMIVDMYRKTERARLLTRQAARKYDRGDPVTKESALAKLDASEAAREVAEDAVQVLGGYGYTTDFAPQRFYRDAKLMEIGEGTSEIQHLVIGRELGL; from the coding sequence ATGGCTGTCGATTTGCCAGACGAACACCGAATGATTCGGGAGACTGTCAGGGACTTCTGCGAGACCGAAATCGAGCCGATCGCTCAGGAGATCGAAGACGAGCATCGGTTTCCCGAGGAGATATTCGAGCAACTCGCCGGTCTCGACGTAATGGGTGTCCCCATCTCCGAGGAATACGGCGGACTCGGCGGTGACACGCTTATGTACGCGTTAGTCGCCGAGGAACTCGGCCGGGTCTCTGGAGCGATCGGTCTGTCCTACGTCGCACACACGTCGCTCGCATCGAAACCGATCGAGCTGTTTGGAACGGCGGCCCAGAAAGAACGATGGCTGCGCCCGCTCGCAGCGGGTGAGTACGTCGGCGGCTGGGCGCTGACCGAACCCGAAAGCGGTTCCGACGCATCCGATATGGACACACGCGCGGTAAACGACGGTGACGAGTGGGTGCTCAATGGAACCAAGCAATTCATCACGAACGCCTCCGAAGCCGGATCAGTTCTTGTCAAGGCAGTAACTGATCCTGACGCGGGATACGACGGTATCTCGACATTTATCGTCGACCCACGCGAAGACGACGGCTTCGAGGTGACAACCATCTGGGAGAAAATGGGTCTGAACGCCTCACCAACCTGTGAAATCTCACTCGAAAACGTACGCCTACCCGAGGATCGCTTACTCGGCGAGGAAGGTGACGGCTGGAACCAAACCAAGAAGACGCTCGACGGCGGCCGCATCTCGATCGCTGCGCTATCGACGGGTCTCGCCCAGGGGGCCTACGAACACGCAAAGACCTACAGCCAGGAGCGCGAGCAGTTCGGCCAACCGATCTGCGAGTTCGATGCCGTACGAGACATGATCGTCGACATGTATCGCAAGACTGAGCGAGCGCGATTGCTCACTCGACAGGCTGCCAGAAAATACGATCGGGGCGACCCCGTGACCAAGGAGTCCGCACTCGCGAAACTCGACGCCAGCGAGGCCGCCCGCGAGGTCGCAGAAGACGCCGTACAGGTGCTCGGTGGGTACGGGTACACAACTGATTTTGCCCCGCAGCGGTTCTATCGCGACGCGAAACTCATGGAAATCGGCGAAGGAACGAGCGAGATTCAGCATCTCGTCATCGGCCGAGAGCTCGGTCTCTGA
- a CDS encoding efflux RND transporter permease subunit, with translation MIAIDNLSDAIDVSREFLTPIDAGKWLRLALIVLFVASFGVGGPAFSGGNAGTGSVTDAPMGQSDAPPTFEEDFPTSELLFWGLVVLAVFVAVWLIYGFLSGVMTFVFLESLRTSEIHIRRYFGDHLQRGLWLFLFRLGLGLLFAILLGAPVLVIVFFAMDGLGALTVGSILAFLPYAIVVGLLYGVTMQFTTAFVAPVMLIEDRGVLAAWRRFWTTARPNWAEYGIYLLLVWILRLVTGAVAWFVIGIAGLVLAIPFAVVIATLVFLLGPIGVILSIPVGLIGVALGLLLVGVVMAPIVTYFQYYALLLLGDTDADLDLIPDQRSAVRTESANWRNRSDDIGSTDRDSDDEQDERIGLNDEIDREDSTGPNGETGEDEEDGW, from the coding sequence ATGATTGCGATAGACAATTTGAGTGATGCTATCGACGTGTCGCGGGAATTCTTGACCCCAATTGACGCTGGTAAATGGCTCAGACTGGCCCTCATCGTCCTGTTCGTGGCGTCGTTCGGGGTCGGCGGACCGGCGTTTTCGGGCGGGAACGCTGGGACCGGATCGGTTACCGACGCACCGATGGGGCAAAGCGATGCGCCACCAACGTTCGAGGAGGATTTCCCGACATCCGAACTTCTATTCTGGGGGCTCGTCGTTCTCGCAGTCTTTGTCGCTGTTTGGCTTATCTACGGCTTTCTCAGCGGGGTCATGACGTTCGTCTTCCTCGAATCGCTTCGCACGTCTGAAATCCACATCAGACGCTATTTCGGAGACCATCTTCAGAGGGGGCTGTGGCTGTTCCTCTTTCGTTTGGGACTCGGTCTCCTGTTTGCGATCCTCCTCGGCGCGCCCGTTCTGGTCATCGTCTTCTTTGCGATGGATGGACTGGGGGCGCTCACTGTCGGCTCTATTTTGGCGTTTCTTCCGTACGCCATCGTCGTCGGATTGCTCTACGGCGTTACGATGCAGTTTACTACGGCGTTCGTCGCGCCCGTCATGCTGATCGAGGATCGGGGCGTCCTTGCGGCCTGGCGACGGTTCTGGACGACCGCGCGGCCAAATTGGGCAGAGTACGGCATCTACCTGTTGTTGGTCTGGATATTGCGTCTCGTTACCGGGGCCGTCGCCTGGTTCGTCATCGGAATCGCCGGACTTGTTCTCGCGATTCCGTTCGCCGTCGTCATCGCAACTCTGGTGTTTCTGCTGGGTCCGATCGGGGTCATCCTGTCGATCCCAGTCGGCCTGATCGGTGTCGCGCTCGGATTGCTCCTGGTTGGAGTGGTCATGGCACCGATCGTGACGTACTTCCAGTACTACGCGCTGTTGCTCCTCGGCGATACGGACGCGGATCTCGATCTAATCCCGGACCAACGCTCGGCGGTCCGCACCGAGTCTGCAAACTGGCGAAACCGATCCGATGATATCGGTTCGACCGATCGCGACTCGGACGACGAGCAAGACGAGCGGATCGGTTTGAACGACGAAATCGACCGGGAAGACTCGACCGGCCCGAACGGCGAAACTGGCGAAGACGAAGAGGACGGCTGGTAA
- a CDS encoding DUF6517 family protein, with the protein MNRRSALAGLGAVGLAGLSGCLGLIGMDSHESSPAGVEATTRNETGYEQTAVKELSVEKDAPGGPITGKISVGNYMTKHEKAVDIPLVGRQRGAVFNVLTTPKVTLLGKQFNPVEDMTTKELIGLVENNYNGIDNISHDGDSDVTILDQSTTQSQFTADAKFDGQSVTVNFHITKAVEAAGDLLVTIGVYPEQLQSQEKPNVTALAEAVSSDVDKNASSNGSSDGGDEGDSDSGSTDGNESDDGVLN; encoded by the coding sequence ATGAATCGACGAAGCGCTCTGGCAGGACTCGGGGCTGTCGGCCTCGCCGGCCTTTCCGGCTGCCTGGGATTGATCGGGATGGACAGCCACGAATCCTCGCCGGCGGGCGTCGAGGCAACAACTCGTAACGAGACGGGGTACGAACAGACCGCTGTGAAGGAACTCAGCGTCGAGAAGGACGCTCCCGGCGGCCCCATCACTGGGAAGATATCCGTTGGGAACTATATGACCAAACACGAGAAAGCCGTAGACATTCCCCTCGTCGGACGGCAACGTGGCGCCGTCTTCAACGTTCTCACGACGCCAAAAGTCACGCTCCTCGGTAAACAGTTCAACCCGGTCGAAGATATGACAACCAAGGAACTGATCGGGCTGGTCGAAAACAACTACAACGGAATCGATAACATATCACACGATGGGGATTCCGACGTCACGATCCTCGATCAATCGACGACCCAATCGCAGTTTACTGCGGATGCGAAGTTCGACGGTCAAAGCGTCACGGTCAACTTCCACATCACCAAAGCCGTCGAGGCTGCCGGCGACCTGCTTGTGACAATCGGCGTCTACCCAGAGCAACTCCAAAGCCAGGAAAAACCGAACGTGACAGCGCTCGCTGAAGCGGTGAGTAGCGACGTCGACAAAAACGCCTCGAGCAACGGGTCCAGTGACGGTGGCGATGAGGGCGACAGTGATTCCGGAAGCACGGACGGCAACGAGAGTGACGACGGCGTTCTAAACTAG
- a CDS encoding PQQ-binding-like beta-propeller repeat protein yields MSKYDRRDVLKTTGATLIAGGVVTTGGAIGADEGASDSQPSPEDDVLEGLWTYDSYGSVSFVDGSVYLSYHEAVGEEGSMREEGMIALDVADGSIQWRNETAENPKVVDDMIYGWAIGRNGQLVALDRADGSIRWRTDLETDSHSVNLLTVAEDTAFVRAGSTLYGLETADGSVRWKVDFDTGTVGHSAPVYAGAIYLNVDGLLYAVEVDDGSIRWQKEAYQAREFEYAPIAANGHIYAASGGPAHAFDPKTGEELWNIFHDTSITIEVSSNAIAMKDEYSIRIYDLETQERITKVPNRDPFVLGDEIAIVPDEKTGGGVAIDLENATELWQTPTLRSKQGFVGEAIYYTTGAGSWERPITIGALDKRDGTTLWEYEYSSHGQHVRIEDVKNGIILLRQSNSITAFRITADEKGGEDGDCDCEDESDDQSGSAPDESGDTGDTDGDQHDSSAPAETDGTGDADTADNGTADNGSDGVAPPGDEAGTGDTADGDSNEPSKPTGDAADSGDGSDGSAGTTNDSEEGSNAAEKTPGFGTLSGLVGTIGGAAFAARRLVSSPDEPAEND; encoded by the coding sequence ATGTCGAAGTACGATCGGCGCGATGTCCTGAAGACAACAGGTGCGACGCTCATCGCAGGTGGAGTGGTGACGACGGGTGGTGCCATCGGGGCTGACGAAGGGGCCTCCGACTCGCAGCCATCACCCGAGGACGACGTTCTCGAAGGGCTCTGGACCTATGATTCGTATGGGTCAGTGAGCTTCGTCGATGGCAGTGTCTATCTATCCTATCACGAAGCGGTAGGTGAAGAGGGATCCATGAGAGAAGAGGGTATGATCGCTCTCGACGTCGCGGACGGGTCGATCCAGTGGCGAAACGAAACGGCCGAAAATCCGAAAGTGGTCGACGATATGATCTACGGGTGGGCGATCGGACGGAACGGCCAGCTCGTCGCCCTCGATAGAGCTGACGGAAGTATTCGGTGGCGAACCGACCTCGAGACCGACAGTCACAGTGTCAATCTGTTAACCGTGGCGGAAGATACAGCCTTTGTTAGAGCGGGTTCGACACTGTACGGGCTGGAAACCGCCGACGGATCGGTCCGGTGGAAAGTCGATTTCGACACCGGTACTGTCGGGCACTCCGCCCCCGTGTACGCGGGGGCCATCTACCTGAACGTCGACGGCCTGCTGTATGCGGTGGAGGTCGACGACGGGTCAATCAGGTGGCAAAAGGAGGCATATCAGGCGAGGGAATTCGAGTACGCACCGATCGCTGCCAACGGTCACATCTACGCCGCGTCTGGTGGACCGGCTCACGCGTTCGATCCGAAGACCGGCGAAGAACTGTGGAATATATTTCACGATACGTCGATCACGATCGAAGTGAGTTCGAACGCCATCGCGATGAAGGACGAATACTCCATCAGGATCTATGATCTCGAGACCCAGGAGCGAATCACGAAGGTCCCCAACCGTGATCCGTTCGTTCTCGGGGACGAAATCGCCATTGTCCCCGACGAGAAAACGGGAGGGGGTGTTGCGATCGACCTCGAGAACGCCACGGAACTGTGGCAAACACCGACACTGAGGTCCAAACAGGGATTCGTCGGTGAGGCAATCTATTACACAACGGGCGCTGGGAGTTGGGAGCGTCCCATCACAATCGGGGCACTAGATAAACGGGACGGGACGACACTGTGGGAGTACGAATATTCCTCTCACGGCCAACATGTCCGGATAGAGGACGTCAAAAACGGAATTATTCTGCTTCGACAGTCGAATTCGATAACTGCATTTCGGATAACGGCGGACGAAAAAGGAGGCGAGGATGGCGACTGCGACTGCGAGGACGAATCCGACGACCAGTCCGGATCAGCGCCGGACGAGTCTGGCGATACTGGCGACACCGACGGTGACCAGCACGATTCCAGTGCACCCGCCGAGACAGATGGAACCGGTGATGCGGATACCGCTGACAACGGCACCGCCGACAACGGCTCAGACGGTGTCGCTCCCCCGGGCGATGAAGCCGGAACCGGGGACACCGCCGACGGCGATTCCAACGAACCCAGCAAGCCGACTGGGGACGCCGCCGACTCCGGCGACGGATCCGATGGCTCGGCCGGCACCACGAACGACTCCGAAGAGGGATCGAACGCGGCCGAAAAAACGCCCGGCTTTGGCACCCTTAGCGGTCTCGTCGGCACTATCGGCGGCGCGGCTTTCGCCGCTCGTCGGCTCGTCTCGAGTCCTGACGAACCGGCTGAGAACGATTAA
- a CDS encoding HpcH/HpaI aldolase/citrate lyase family protein produces the protein MARRSMLFTPGDRPEMCRKAHESGADVIIFDLEDAVSPGRKGEAREAVRDVLSDPDFDPDCEVCVRINATEPDLADDLEALLTNGTTSGLDSVLLPKVGSPEDVRDLETRLETRGESLPILALLESAAGILAAPEIAAISATDALVFGAEDLAADIGASRTTEGTEVLYARERVVLAAAANDCPAIDTIVSDFEDEAALREDTEFAIQLGYDGKLAIHPTQVEPINEAFTPSAEEREWAERVLEAKREAEAEDRGVFAVDGEMIDAPLIARARRIRSRATAATE, from the coding sequence ATGGCCCGAAGAAGCATGTTATTCACTCCCGGGGACCGACCGGAAATGTGTCGCAAAGCACACGAATCAGGGGCCGATGTAATCATTTTCGATCTCGAGGATGCCGTTTCGCCCGGACGAAAAGGGGAAGCCAGGGAAGCCGTTCGTGACGTACTCTCTGACCCCGACTTCGATCCCGACTGCGAAGTTTGCGTTCGAATCAACGCGACTGAACCAGACCTAGCTGACGACCTCGAGGCCCTGCTGACCAACGGCACTACTAGCGGTCTCGATTCCGTACTGCTCCCGAAAGTCGGGTCGCCTGAGGACGTTCGCGACCTCGAGACTCGACTCGAGACCCGTGGCGAATCGCTACCGATTCTTGCGCTCCTCGAGAGTGCCGCCGGCATCCTCGCAGCGCCGGAAATCGCTGCAATCTCGGCGACCGACGCACTGGTGTTCGGAGCCGAGGATCTGGCGGCCGACATCGGTGCGAGCCGAACCACCGAGGGAACCGAGGTGCTCTATGCTCGAGAACGCGTCGTCCTCGCGGCAGCGGCGAACGACTGTCCGGCGATCGATACGATCGTCTCCGATTTCGAGGACGAAGCCGCACTCCGAGAGGACACTGAGTTCGCGATCCAGTTGGGCTACGACGGGAAACTCGCTATCCACCCCACGCAGGTCGAGCCGATAAACGAAGCGTTTACACCGTCGGCCGAGGAGCGCGAGTGGGCCGAACGCGTTCTCGAAGCGAAGCGAGAAGCCGAGGCTGAAGACCGAGGCGTCTTCGCCGTCGACGGAGAGATGATCGATGCGCCGCTGATCGCCCGCGCCAGGCGAATCCGATCACGTGCTACTGCAGCAACAGAGTAG
- a CDS encoding aldehyde dehydrogenase family protein: MSQQLTEQVYGHYIRGEWTDGSGDTFESENPATGETLATFQRGTDADVDAALEAAESAFEEWRDLSYIDRAEYLWDIYHELRDRHEELGEIVSMECGKEISEGKADVTEAWHMVEWAAGNARHPHGDVVPSEVAGKDSSMRRKPRGVVGCITPWNFPVAIPFWHMAIALVEGNTVVWKPAEQTPWCGEIIAEMMHDAGVPEGVFNMVQGFGDAGAAITDDPRVDTVLFTGSAEVGHEIAGTVGGEPGKLAACEMGGKNGIVITEHADLDTAVHSAIMSSFKTTGQRCVSSERLIVHEDVYEEFKERFVDIAESIAVGDPLDEDTFMGPAIEADHVEKIHQYNELAREEGATVLVDRFELADDEIPDDQEEAAATAVDGERGGSFGNGHWVGPFVYEIDYDPDLRCLNEECFGPHVALLEYSGDIEDAVEIHNDTPYGLAGAIISEDYRQINYFRDHAEVGLAYANLPCIGAEVQLPFGGVKKSGNGYPSAREAIEAVTERTAWTINNAEDIEMAQGLSSDITTSEE; encoded by the coding sequence ATGAGCCAGCAACTCACCGAACAGGTATACGGCCACTACATCCGCGGCGAGTGGACTGACGGCAGTGGGGACACCTTCGAGAGCGAGAACCCCGCCACCGGCGAGACGCTGGCGACATTCCAGCGCGGGACCGACGCGGACGTAGACGCTGCCCTCGAGGCGGCGGAATCGGCCTTCGAGGAGTGGCGCGACCTCTCGTACATCGACCGAGCGGAGTATCTGTGGGACATCTACCACGAGCTCCGGGATCGCCACGAGGAACTCGGAGAGATCGTCTCGATGGAGTGTGGCAAAGAAATTTCGGAGGGGAAAGCCGACGTGACCGAGGCCTGGCACATGGTCGAATGGGCCGCTGGAAACGCGCGCCATCCTCACGGCGACGTCGTTCCCTCGGAAGTCGCGGGCAAGGACTCCTCCATGCGGCGCAAACCGCGGGGCGTCGTCGGCTGCATAACTCCCTGGAACTTCCCGGTCGCGATTCCGTTCTGGCACATGGCTATCGCGCTGGTCGAGGGCAACACGGTCGTCTGGAAGCCCGCCGAACAGACTCCCTGGTGTGGAGAGATAATCGCCGAAATGATGCACGACGCCGGCGTGCCAGAGGGCGTCTTCAACATGGTGCAGGGCTTCGGCGACGCCGGCGCGGCCATCACCGACGACCCTCGAGTGGACACCGTCCTCTTTACCGGATCTGCAGAAGTCGGCCACGAAATCGCTGGTACGGTCGGCGGCGAACCCGGAAAGCTCGCAGCGTGCGAAATGGGCGGCAAGAACGGGATCGTTATCACCGAACACGCAGACCTGGACACCGCCGTTCACTCGGCGATCATGTCCTCGTTCAAGACCACCGGCCAACGGTGCGTCTCGAGCGAACGATTGATCGTCCACGAAGACGTCTACGAGGAGTTCAAAGAACGGTTTGTCGATATCGCCGAAAGTATCGCCGTCGGCGATCCCCTCGACGAAGACACGTTCATGGGGCCGGCTATCGAGGCCGACCACGTCGAAAAAATCCACCAGTACAACGAACTCGCTCGCGAGGAGGGTGCGACCGTGCTGGTCGACCGATTCGAACTCGCAGACGACGAGATACCGGACGATCAGGAGGAGGCGGCGGCGACCGCCGTCGATGGTGAGCGAGGCGGCAGCTTCGGGAACGGCCACTGGGTCGGCCCGTTCGTCTACGAAATCGACTACGATCCCGACCTGCGGTGTCTGAACGAGGAGTGTTTCGGTCCCCACGTCGCGTTGCTCGAGTACTCGGGCGATATCGAGGACGCGGTCGAAATCCACAACGACACTCCGTACGGACTGGCCGGCGCGATCATCTCCGAAGACTATCGCCAGATCAACTATTTCCGAGACCACGCCGAAGTGGGGCTCGCGTACGCGAACTTGCCGTGTATCGGCGCGGAGGTCCAGCTCCCCTTCGGCGGTGTCAAAAAATCCGGGAACGGCTATCCCAGTGCTCGAGAAGCCATCGAGGCCGTCACAGAACGAACAGCCTGGACGATCAACAACGCGGAGGATATCGAGATGGCTCAGGGGCTATCGTCCGACATCACCACCTCCGAAGAGTGA
- a CDS encoding RIO1 family regulatory kinase/ATPase: protein MDIRRLARGSVEWSRIERVIRTLADRYDREEVRVEFLEADNWLSTPCVIDDRWFVKIVSRQNALVHAVLTTGRNVGAFSSGTEGFFDRFDTPLEMVEHEYDATERMREIGVNAPQPIDAFEVNGLGVLVLEYLPAFESLDEVSDEVVTTRAPELFEMLATLHEHGLAHGDLRSENILLCEDEFYFIDATSVHADRVDETTAYDLACALAVLEPRIGPRDAVDAAATAYDPSALLSAREFLDFVRLRPDHEFDSTTLRSELEKAADLNKQ from the coding sequence ATGGACATCCGCCGGCTCGCACGTGGGTCCGTCGAGTGGAGCCGCATCGAGCGTGTCATCCGCACGCTGGCGGATCGGTACGACCGCGAAGAAGTTCGCGTGGAGTTTCTCGAGGCCGACAACTGGCTCTCGACACCGTGTGTCATCGACGACCGGTGGTTCGTCAAGATCGTCTCCCGGCAAAACGCGCTGGTCCACGCCGTCCTGACGACTGGGCGAAACGTCGGCGCGTTCTCCTCGGGCACCGAGGGCTTTTTCGACCGGTTCGATACCCCGCTCGAAATGGTCGAACACGAATACGACGCGACGGAACGAATGCGTGAAATAGGCGTCAATGCGCCGCAACCGATCGATGCCTTCGAGGTCAACGGACTGGGCGTCCTCGTCCTCGAGTACCTCCCGGCGTTCGAGTCTCTCGACGAGGTTTCCGATGAGGTGGTCACTACGCGGGCCCCGGAACTGTTCGAGATGCTCGCAACCCTGCACGAACACGGACTCGCCCACGGTGATCTGCGATCCGAGAACATCCTCCTCTGCGAGGACGAATTCTACTTCATCGACGCCACGAGCGTGCACGCGGATCGAGTCGACGAGACGACCGCGTACGATCTCGCGTGTGCGCTGGCCGTCCTCGAGCCGCGAATCGGTCCGCGAGACGCTGTCGATGCGGCTGCGACGGCCTACGATCCTTCAGCCCTCCTTTCGGCACGAGAGTTCCTCGATTTCGTTCGGCTTCGGCCCGATCACGAGTTCGACTCGACGACGCTTCGAAGCGAACTCGAAAAGGCGGCTGACCTGAACAAACAGTGA